A part of Arachis hypogaea cultivar Tifrunner chromosome 12, arahy.Tifrunner.gnm2.J5K5, whole genome shotgun sequence genomic DNA contains:
- the LOC140172871 gene encoding uncharacterized protein produces the protein MTAEKNQRYLMVLMRTKICGIDLMKLITPEKEAVDWENLPPLPFDFSMDLPLGRTFALELDSKIHLVGGVKYMSSYDYSFDNAFYTPCNKVYELDLDKKEVEESKSIDDAPELSVSGYSTLHKIGSDYYFMRMCGLGGFLPDNGAQNFWVLRSGTKVWEHLPDAPDLPDIPFYHSIIDHSSWFDFYGKLYIRLCLDDGRVVLFSYDTHNLHWTTTVGDNSFTRSFCVPLASHGQRRFFLPRVHIPDLVDPGKYLALSCECIEGKKRIYAFQVDELGVLFFQRLEGCLDRMPPLYDEKTPVLVDLDGKGKFIVMVPGSAKEEKEDQVLFVLVLQVVPKKFVNHPSRVLRRSVRSPTECAFLDWKVLSMHMYSMEVPKWGIRDYLSAVFIFPDIQWEEENAQERKKK, from the exons ATGACGGCGGAGAAGAATCAACGATACCTTATGGTGCTAATGCGTACAAAGATCTGCGGCATCGACCTCATGAAACTGATAACACCCGAGAAGGAGGCTGTGGATTGGGAAAATCTACCTCCGTTACCCTTCGATTTCAGCATGGATCTTCCACTTGGCCGCACGTTCGCTTTGGAGTTGGATTCCAAGATTCATCTCGTTGGAGGTGTCAAATATATGTCCAGCTAtgattattcttttgataatgcTTTCTATACTCCTTGCAATAAAGTCTACGAACTAGACCTTGACAAGAAGGAGGTAGAGGAGTCGAAATCAATCGATGATGCTCCAGAGTTATCTGTTTCCGGGTACTCTACTCTTCACAAAATCGGAAGTGATTATTATTTTATGAGGATGTGTGGTCTAGGTGGTTTCCTACCCGACAATGGTGCTCAGAATTTTTGGGTTCTACGCTCTGGGACCAAGGTTTGGGAACACTTGCCTGATGCTCCTGATCTTCCTGATATTCCTTTCTACCATTCCATAATTGATCACAGTTCATGGTTCGACTTCTATGGTAAGCTATACATCCGACTCTGTTTGGATGATGGAAGAGTTGTCCTCTTCTCTTATGACACCCATAACCTACATTGGACAACGACTGTGGGTGACAATAGTTTTACGCGTTCTTTTTGTGTCCCACTGGCATCCCATGGCCAGCGTCGCTTCTTTCTTCCAAGGGTGCATATTCCAG ATTTGGTTGATCCTGGCAAATACCTGGCACTTTCATGCGAATGCATTGAAGGGAAAAAAAGGATATATGCATTCCAGGTGGATGAATTGGGTGTCCTTTTCTTCCAAAGGCTTGAAGGCTGCTTAGATAGAATGCCGCCCTTGTATGATGAGAAAACGCCTGTGCTTGTTGATCTTGATGGCAAAGGCAAGTTTATTGTTATGGTACCTGGCTCTGCaaaggaagaaaaagaggacCAGGTCCTCTTTGTGTTGGTTCTTCAGGTTGTTCCAAAGAAGTTTGTCAACCATCCCTCCCGGGTCCTCCGTAGGTCTGTGAGGTCCCCAACGGAGTGTGCGTTCTTAGATTGGAAGGTCCTTAGCATGCACATGTACAGCATGGAGGTCCCGAAGTGGGGAATAAGAGATTATTTGTCTGCTGTCTTTATTTTCCCTGACATCCAGTGGGAAGAAGAGAATGCCCAGGAGAGGAAAAAGAAATAG
- the LOC112728794 gene encoding uncharacterized protein — MMADKNQRYLLVLTPERICGIDTMKLITPEEEETVNWENLPPFPFDFSVDLPRICMYALELDSKIHLVGGCQYYFKYHPCHRGAFQSSKKVFELDLDKKEVEESKSIDDAPRNFDTQFITCYKVRSDYYFIATGGFAPVEHPPHLFSVLRSGTKVWECLPDAPGHPDIWSGSWVVNNSWFDFYGKLYLRLCLNDGRVFIHYYDTDNPHKGWTKSEGDNSFTGSFCVPVGSDGQRHFFHPTVHIPDLVDPGKYLALSCERIGGKKVICAFQVDELGVLIFQRLDGCLDRMPSFYRELDSMISCNCEKTPVLVDLDGKGTFLVMLPGFAKGRIQVVCMLVLQVVAKKVVSHPSRILRRSVRSPMECDFLDWKILSMHMYSMKEDIEDWSTVSIFPGIPCDEATVYEVPRRGKRKYSQI, encoded by the exons ATGATGGCGGATAAGAATCAACGATACCTTTTGGTGCTAACGCCTGAAAGGATCTGCGGCATCGACACCATGAAATTGATAACACCCGAGGAGGAGGAGACTGTGAATTGGGAAAATCTACCTCCGTTTCCCTTTGATTTCAGCGTGGATCTTCCACGGATCTGCATGTACGCTTTGGAGTTGGATTCCAAGATTCATCTCGTTGGAGGTTGCCAATATTACTTCAAATATCATCCATGTCATCGTGGTGCTTTTCAATCTTCCAAAAAAGTCTTCGAACTAGACCTTGACAAGAAGGAGGTGGAGGAGTCGAAATCAATCGATGATGCTCCAAGGAATTTTGATACCCAGTTCATAACTTGTTACAAAGTTAGAAGTGATTATTATTTCATAGCGACGGGTGGTTTCGCACCCGTGGAGCATCCTCCTCATTTATTTTCGGTTCTACGCTCCGGAACCAAGGTTTGGGAATGCTTGCCTGATGCTCCTGGTCATCCCGACATTTGGTCGGGTTCCTGGGTAGTTAACAATTCATGGTTCGACTTCTATGGTAAGCTATACCTCCGACTCTGTTTGAATGATGGAAGAGTTTTTATCCACTATTATGACACAGATAACCCACACAAGGGCTGGACAAAGAGTGAGGGTGACAACAGTTTTACGGGTTCTTTTTGTGTCCCAGTGGGTTCCGATGGCCAGCGTCACTTCTTTCATCCTACTGTGCATATTCCAG ATCTGGTTGATCCTGGCAAATACCTGGCACTTTCGTGCGAACGGATTGGAGGAAAAAAAGTGATATGTGCTTTCCAGGTGGATGAATTGGGTGTCCTTATCTTTCAAAGGCTTGACGGCTGTTTAGATAGAATGCCATCCTTCTATCGTGAGTTAGATAGCATGATATCCTGCAATTGTGAGAAAACGCCTGTGCTTGTTGATCTTGATGGCAAAGGCACGTTTCTTGTTATGTTACCTGGCTTTGCAAAGGGCCGGATCCAAGTCGTCTGCATGTTGGTTCTTCAAGTCGTTGCAAAGAAGGTTGTATCCCACCCCTCCAGGATCCTCCGGAGATCTGTGCGCTCCCCAATGGAGTGTGATTTCTTAGATTGGAAGATCCTTAGCATGCACATGTACAGCATGAAGGAAGACATCGAAGATTGGTCTACTGTCTCTATTTTCCCTGGCATCCCTTGCGATGAAGCCACTGTGTACGAGGTTCCAAGGAGAGGGAAAAGAAAATACAGCCAAATTTGA